In Aquincola tertiaricarbonis, the genomic stretch TTCGACGCCGAGATCGTGCCCGTCACCATCCCGCAGAAAAAGGGCGACGCGGTGGTGGTGAGCAAGGACGAGCACCCGCGTGAAACCTCGCTGGAAGCGCTGGCCAAGCTGCGTGGCGTGGTGCGCCCCGACGGCACGGTGACCGCGGGCAATGCCTCCGGCGTGAACGACGGCGCCGCCGCCCTGCTGCTGGCCACCGAGGCAGCCGCCGTTCGCTACGGCCTGAAGCCTCGCGCCCGCGTGGTGGGCATGGCCACGGCCGGCGTGCCGCCGCGCATCATGGGCATGGGCCCGGCGCCGGCCACCCGCAAGGTGCTGGCCCTCACCGGGCTGACGCTCGAGCAGATCGACGTCATCGAGCTGAATGAGGCGTTCGCCGCGCAAGGCCTGGCGGTGCTGCGCGACCTGGGCCTGCAGGACGACGACCCGCGTGTGAACCCCAACGGCGGCGCGATCGCGCTGGGCCACCCGCTGGGCGCCAGCGGCGCCCGCCTGGCCGCCACCGCGGTGAACCAGTTGCACAAGAGCGGCGGCCGCTACGCGCTGTGCACCATGTGCATTGGCGTCGGCCAGGGCATCGCCGTGATCTTGGAACGGGTGTAAGACCGCCCATCCTGTTCGCAGCCGGCCCGCGGGGTCGGCTTTTTTTCGTCTTCAACGTCCGCGACCTGGTTCGCCGGACTCCTGTTTGTGCGCATGCCGCCCAACCCTGAGTCCAACCCCCTGGCGATGCCGGAATGGCCTGCCTACATTGCGACCATTCCTGATGGCGACCAACCTCGCGGGCGAATATCGCACAAGAGAGTTTCATGAGCGACGACGACTTCCACACCGACGATTCAGCCGCCTGGCGCCCTGCGCCGCGGCCGGAGGCGTCGCCCGGACCCGCGGCGCGTGACCTGGTCGCCGGACTGGAAAAAGGCCTGCAGGTCATCGAGGCCTTCGACCAGGACCGCCCGCGCCTGACCATCGCCGAAGTGGCCCAGCGCACCGGCCTCACCCGCGCCGCGGCGCGCCGCTACCTCATCACGCTGGCCCACCTGGGCTTCGTCAGCCAGGACCGCCGGCTGTTCGCCCTCACGCCCAAGGTGCTGCGGCTGGCCCAGAGCTACATGCATTCGGCGCGGCTGCCGCGCATCGTGCAGCCCGAACTGCACAAGCTGGCCTATGCGATGAAAGAAGCGTCGTCGGCCGGCACGCTGGACGGCGACGACGTGATCTGCATCGCCGCCACCAGCGCGGGGCGCGTCATCTCGGCCACGCTGCAGCCCGGCACCCGCGTGCCGGCGCACTGCACCTCCAACGGCCGCGTGCTGCTGGCCGCGCTGCCGCAGGCCGAGGTGGACGCCTGGATCGCCCGCCAGAGCCTGCGCGCCTACACCCCCCACACCGTGACCCTGCCCGACCGGCTGCGCATCGAGATCGCGCATGCGCGGGCCCAGGGTTATGCGTGCGTGGACCAGGAACTGGAACTCGGCCTGCGCACCATCGCCGTGCCACTGAAGAACTACCGCGGCGACACCGTCGCGGCGCTGAACTTCAGCGTGCATGCGCAGCGCATGACCATGGACCAGCTGGTCGAGCACTGCCTGCCGCCGCTCAAGCAGTCGCAGGCCACGCTGCGGCAGCTGCTGTAGCGCCTTTCATCACCCTTCGCGACGAAAGCCCGTCCCATGCCCACCACCCGCACCCAGGTTGCCATCATCGGCGCCGGCCCCTCCGGTCTTCTGCTCGGCGCCCTGCTCGCCCGCAAAGGCGTGGACGCCGTGATCATCGAGCAGCGCAGCGCCGACTATGTGCTCGGCCGCATCCGCGCCGGTGTGCTGGAACAGGTGACGGTGGACCTGCTGGACGAGGCCGGCGTGAGCGAACGCCTGCATGCCGAAGGCCTGCCCCACGACGGCGTGAACCTGTCCTTCGGCAGCGAGATGCACCGCATCGACCTCAAGGCGCTGACGAACAAGCACGTGGTGGTGTACGGCCAGACCGAAGTCACCCGCGACCTGATGGACGCCCGCGCCGCCGCCGGCCTGACCACCGTGTACGAGGCCCAGGACGTGGCGGTGCACGGCTTCGATGGCAGCCAGCCCAGCGTCACCTACACCGTGAACGGCGAGGCGCACACGCTGCAGTGCGACTTCATTGCCGGCTGCGACGGCTACCACGGCGTGTGCCGCGCCAGCGTGCCGGCCGATGCGGTGCAGACGCACGAGAAGGTCTACCCCTTCGGCTGGCTGGGCGTGCTGGCCGACGTGCCGCCGGTGGCGCATGAGCTGATCTACGCCCACAGCGAACGCGGCTTCGCGCTGTGCAGCATGCGGTCAGAGACCCGCAGCCGCTACTACGTGCAGTGCTCGCTGGACGACCAGGCCTCGCGCTGGAGCGACGACGACTTCTGGAACGAGCTCAAGCGCCGGCTGCCGGCCGACGTGGCCGCCAACCTGGTCACCGGCCCGTCGATCGAAAAGAGCATCGCGCCGCTGCGCAGCTTCGTGGCCGAGCCGATGCGCTTCGGCCGGCTGTTCCTGGCCGGCGATGCGGCGCACATCGTGCCGCCCACCGGTGCCAAGGGCCTGAACCTGGCCGCCGGCGACGTGGGTCTGCTGGCGCGAGCGCTGGAAGAGCACTACCGCGGCAGCAACCGCGGCATCGACACCTATTCACAGCGCTGCCTGCAGCGGGTGTGGAAGGCCGAGCGCTTTTCGTGGTGGTTCACCTCGCTGATGCACCACTTCCCCGAGACGGGCAGCTTCGGCCAGCGCATGCAGCAGGCCGAGCTGGCCTACCTGGTGTCCAGCGACGCCGCGCGCACGGTGGTGGCCGAGAACTACGTGGGCCTGCCGCTGGTGATGTAAGGTCGGCGCCCCAAGACAACCACGCGACGGAGCGCGATCCCATGATCCTCGAACACGCCGACATCACCATCCCGCCGGGCCAGCAGGCCGCCTTCGATGAGGCCATCGTGCGCGGCATCACCACGGTGATCAGCCAGGCCCAGGGCTTTCGGGGCTGGCGGGTGCAGCGCGGCGTCGAGTCGCCCGAGCGCTACGTGCTGACGATCTACTGGAACACGCTGGAAGACCACACCGTGGCCTTCCGCCAGGGCCCGCTGTTTGCGCAGTGGCGCGCCATCGTCGGCCCGTTCTTCGCCAAGCCGCCGGTGGTGGAGCACTTCACGCTGGTGGGCGAGGCGCCGCTGGCGCCTTGAAGGCCGGCCCGCCGGGCCGACCGACTCAGTCCAGCCGGGCCGCCCCAAGGGACTGAGATCCCCCTTGGGGGGACGCGAGCGCAGCGAGCTCGGGGGCGAACCTCTCAGGCGGTTTGGGCGCCGCTACCGCCGCTGGCACGCTGGGCCGCGGCGGCCGCCACGGCCTGCGTCACTTCCTTGCGGTAGCGGTTCAGCTCCTGCACGCTGGCAAAGCTGCGCTCCAGCAGCAGGCTGAGGTTGTGCAGGATGCGGTCGCCGACCTTGCTTTCCCACACCGCGTCGAACTGGATCTGCTTGTCCAGCCAGGCTTCCAGCCAGCCCGGATCGGGCAGGCGGCTTTGCACCGTGTCGCGCGGGAACAGCTTTTCGTTCACGTGCAGGTTGGTCGGGTGCAGCGCCTGCGCGGTACGGCGGGCGCTGGCCATCAGCACGCCCACCTTGGCGAAGGCGGCACGCGCCTCGTCGCCGAACTTGTTCAGCGCGCGCTTCATGTAGCGCAGGTAGGCGCCGCCGTGGCGGGCCTCGTCACGGGCCAGGGTTTCGTAGATCTTGCGGATCACCGGCTCGGTGTGCCATTCGGCGGCACGGCGGTACCAGTGGTTCAGGCGCACCTCGCCGCAGAAGTGCAGCATCAGCGTTTCCAGCGCGGGCGCGGGATCGAACTCGAAGCGCACCTCGTGCAGCTCCTGCTCGGTGGGCACCAGGTCGGGCCGGAAGCGGCGCAGGTACTCCATCAGCACCAGCGAATGCTTCTGCTCTTCGAAGAACCACACGCTCATGAACGCGGAGAAGTCGCTGTCGTCGCGGTTGTCGCGCAGGAACATCTCGGTGGCCGGCAGCGCCGCCCACTCAGTGATGGCGTTCATCTTGATGGTCTGCGCCTGCTCCTCGGTCAGCAGGTCGGGTTGAAACTGGTCCCACGGGATGTCCGTGTCCATGTTCCAGCGGACGGCTTCCAGTTGCTTGAAGAGTTCAGGGTAGAGCATCGCGGTTCCTAGGCAGCCCCCGATTCTATTCGGGGGCCAAGGCCTCGTCCCGCCAAGCTTTTAGCGCCGGTAACACAGCGTCCAGGGAGGTGAAGGCCGGCACGCCCGGCGTGCGCCGACGCCCGGTGGCCATGGCGGCGCCGCCGGCCCATACCTGCACCGGCGCCGGCAGCGCGTCGCGCAGCTGCTGCAGGCCGCGCTGCACCTGCGCCGGCTTCTGGCAACCAGTGAAGCTGAGCGCCACGATGTCGATGCCGAAGGCCTGCGCCGCGGCCACCACATCGGGCACGGGCGTCTGCACGCCCAGCGACACGCAGCGGCAGCCCTCCATCGCCAGCAGGCACTCCACCATCAGCAGCCCCAGACCGTGCGGCTCGCCGGGCAGGGTGGTGAGCAGCACCGACGGCCGGTCCTGCTGGCGGTAGGGCTGCAGCCGGCCCAGCGCCTGGCGCAGCAGCACCGTCACCAGCTCGGTGAAGGCATGCTCCTCGAACACGGCCAGCTCGCCGCGCATCCAGGCATCGCCCACCCGCGTATTCATGGGCACCAACCACTCCACGACGAAACGCGCCAGGCCCAGACGGGTCAGTGCCTCCGACATCCCATGCCGCACGCCTTCCAGATCATGCTGACGCAGCTGCTGGTAGCAGGCGTCCATCGCCAAGCTGGCCGGCGCCGCGGCATGGGCCGGCGGCTGCGCGGGCGCCGGCCGCGCGGTGCCGACCTCGCCCAGCATCTGCAGCAGCGCCGGGCGCGGCAAGGCCACCACCCGGCCGGGCCGGTGACCCGCGTCCAGCAGGCGCTTGATGGCCCGCAGCCGCTCCAGCTGCTCATGCGGGTAGGCTCGCTCACCCGTGGACTCGCGGTGGGGAGTGGGAAAGCCATAGCGGCGCTCCCACATCCGCAGCGTTTCCTTGCTGAGGCCCGTGTCTCGTTCCACCGCTGCGATCGACCATATCGGCATCGGGGGCTCTTGCATTGTCGGGTCGCCGCTCATTTGTATTAGACAAACTCTGGTCCGTTGCGCATGATAGGTGCGTATGCAGCCACTTTGCAGTCTTTGTTCAGGACAAACATGAAAACCGGCTCAATCCCACGCTGCCTCGTCGGTGCGCTGCTGCTGGCCGGCCTGTCGGTTGCCCAGGCGGCGCCGGCGGCCTGCCCGGCCCTGCTGGACCACACCCTGCCGCGCTTGCAGGATGAAAAGCCGGTGAACCTGTGTGGCTACGCTGGTCAGGTAGTGGTGGTGGTCAACACTGCCAGCTACTGCGGCTTCACGCCCCAGTACAAGTCGCTCGAAGCACTGTACGACCGCTACAAGTCGCGCGGCTTGGTGGTGCTGGGCTTCCCCAGCAACGATTTCGGCTCGCAGGAGCCTGGCAGCAACGCCGAAGTGGCCGCTTTTTGCGAGAACACCTTCGGCGTCAAGTTTCCGATGTTCGCCAAGTCCACCGTCAAGGGCTCGGCCGGCGTCAACCCGCTGTACCAGCAGCTGGCGCAGATCAGCGGCAAGACGCCGGGCTGGAACTTCCACAAGTACGTGATCGGGCGCGACGGCCGTTTTGCGTTCAGCGCCGGCAGCACCACCGACCCGATGGGCAAGGGCTTCGTCGCCGACGTGGAACGCCTGCTGGCGCAGCCGGAGCCCGCCAAATGAGTGCGGCCCGCCGGCGCATGGACGCACGATCGCAAAGCTTTGTTTCTGTGGCACCCACCGCGGAACTTCGCGGTCCGGAGGCCCTCTCAAGGGGCAGATGCACTGCTGAGCAGGCATCTGAACGGTTTAGTCTGCGGCGTGGCCTTCCTGTTGAACAGGCTGCAATCCTGAAGCGTCTCTCCTCCTCCTCCCTCCCTCCCTCCTTCGCTTCGGGGCGCCACGCAGCAGCTTTTGTACACGGACAGGCGCACGGCGCCTGTCCGTCGCGCTGACCCATGCGGCGCGTCGCCGTCATCGGCTCGGGCATCGCCGGCCTGTCCGCCGCCCGCACCATCGCCCCGCATGCCGCGGTCACGCTGTTCGAATCGGGCAGCTGGTTCGGCGGCCATGCCCACACCGTGGACGTGACGCTGGACGGCATCACCCACGGCGTGGACACCGGCTTCCTGGTGTTCAACCTGCGCACTTATCCCGGTCTGATCGCGCTGTTCGATGAACTCGACGTCGCCACGGCACCGTCGGAGATGTCGTTCTCGGTGCAGGCGCCCAGCCAGTCGCTGGTGTGGAGCGGCACCAACCTCGACAGCGTGTTCGCCCAGCGCAGCAACCTGCTGCGGCCGCGCTTCTGGGGCATGCTGGCCGACATCCTGCGCTTCAACCGCGTGTGCACCGGCATCGCGCTGCGCAATGCAGATGCCGAGCTGGCCGAACCCCTCGGCGTCTTCCTGCAGCGCCAGCGCTTCGGCGAGATGTTCCGCGACGGCTACCTGCTGCCGATGATCGGCAGCATCTGGTCGTGCCCGACGGACCAGATGCTGCAGTTCCCGGTGGGCACGCTGATCCGCTTCTGCCACAACCACGGCCTGCTGCAAACCACCAACCAGCCGCCCTGGCGCACGGTGCGCGGCGGCTCGCGCGAGTACGTGCGCCGGCTGGTGCTGGAGATTCCCGACGCGCGGCTGAACACCCCGGTGCTGGGCGTGCAGCGCCTGCCGCCGGGCGACGGCCGCGCCGGCGTGCTGGTGACCACGGCGCAGGGCGTGGAACGCTTCGACGACGTGGTGATGGCCTCGCACAGCGACACCAGCCTGGCGCTGCTGCAGGACGCCACCGCCGACGAACGGGCGGTGCTGGGCGCGATCCGTTACCACGACAATCTGGCGGTGCTGCATACCGACGCCTCCGTACTGCCCCCCATCCGCCGCGCCTGGGCCGCGTGGAACTACGAACGCGCGCCGCAAGCCGCCACCGAAGAAGCGGCGGTGTGCCTGCACTACCTGATCAACCGGCTGCAGCCGCTGCCGTGGCAGACGCCGGTCGTCGTCTCGTTGAACCCGGTGCGCCCGATCGACCCGGCCCAGGTTCTGGGCGAGTGGTCGTATGCCCACCCGGTGTTCGACCAGGCCGCGGTGCAGGCGCAGCGGCGCCTGCCCGAGATCCAGGGCCGGCATGCGGTGTGGTTCTGCGGCGCGTGGACGCGCTACGGCTTCCATGAGGATGGACTGATGTCCGGCCTGGCGGCGGCTGACAGCTGGCTCGTCCAGCACGGCCACAGCCCCAGCCGCGTGGCCGCGTGAACGGCCCCGCCGTCCAGCTCGGCATCGGCACCGTGCGCCACCAGCGCACGCGGCCGCAGCCGCATGGCTTTGCCTACGGCACCTACTTCGTGCTGCTGCCGATGCGCCATTGGCGCGCCCACCCGGGCGGGCCGCTGCCACGCAACCGCTTCGGCCTGGTGAGCTTCGACGACCGCGACCATGGCGACGGGCGCGAAGACAGCCTGGCCTGGGTCGAATCGGTGCTGGCCGAAGCAGGCATCACCGACGCCAGCGGCGAGGTCTGGCTGCACTGCTTCCCCAGGGTGCTGGGCCACACCTTCAAGCCCGTGAGCTTCTGGTACTGCCACCGGGCCGACGACTCGCTGGCGGCCATCGTGGTGGAGGTGAACAACACTTTCGGCGAACGCCACTGCTACCTGCTGGCCGGCGACGACCTGGCCTGGGGTCGGGAACTGCGCGCGCGCAAGGTGTTCCACGTCTCGCCCTTCTGCCGCACCGAAGGTGACTACCGCTTCCGCTTCCTGCGCACGCCGCAGCGGCTGCAGGACGGCCGGCTGCGTCCAGCGCGCACGGTGGTGCGTATCGAGCACCATGATGCCGAGGGCCTGCTGATTGCTACCAGCGTGGCGGGTGAGCTGGCGACGGCCACCGCCCCTCGTCTGCGTGCGGCCTTCTTCGGCCAGCCGCTGATGACGCTGGGCGTGGTGGCCCGCATCCACTGGCAGGCCTGGAAACTGTGGCGCAAGCGCGTGCCCTTCTTCCGCAAGCCGACTCCGCCCCAACAGTTCGTGACCCGATAGCCCCCATGACGACCAGCACCACCACCCTGACCCCGCCGCTGGCCCTGCCCAGCGGGGCACCGGCGGCCGCCCGGGCCGTGTTCAAGCTGCTGCGCCGCCTGCGCCACGGCACCTTGCAGGTGCAGTGGCCGGACGGCACGCACACCCAGTTCGGTGAGCCGGCCACGGCGGGCCAGGTGCCGCGCGCGCTGCTGCGGCTCAACAACTGGCAGCCTTGTGCCGCCACGCTGCGCTCGGGCGACATCGGCTTTGCCGAGACCTACATCGCCGGCGACTGGGACACGCCCGACCTGCCGGCGCTGCTGAAGCTGCTGCTCGTCAACCGCGAGCAGATCGAGTCGGTGGTGTATGGCACCTGGTGGGGCGCGCTGGCCTACCGGCTGAAGCACCTGCTCAACCGTAACTCGCGGCGCGGCAGCCGCCGCAACATCCACGCGCACTACGACCTGGGCAATCCGTTCTACCGCGAGTGGCTGGACGAGACGATGAACTACTCCAGTGCCTGGTTCGAGGGCGACACCCAGCGTCCGCTGGCCGATGCGCAGCGGGCCAAGGTGCGGCGCGCCATCCGCGAATGCGGCCTGCGCCCGGGCGAGCGGCTGCTGGAAATCGGCTGCGGCTGGGGTGCGGTGGCCGAGAGCGCGGCCGTGGAGTTTGGCGCCCGCGTCACCGGCGTCACGCTGTCCACCGAACAGCTGGCACACGCGCAGGCGCGCATGGCCCGCGCCGGTGCCGCCGAGCGCTGTGACCTGCGGCTGCAGGATTACCGCGACATCGACGACGGCCCCTACGACGCCGTGGTCTCTATCGAGATGTTCGAGGCCGTGGGCCGCGAGTACTGGCCCACCTTCTTCCAGACGCTGCGCCGGCAGCTCAAGACCGGCGGCAAGGCCTGCATCCAGAGCATCACCATCCGCGAAGACCTGTTCGAGCGCTACGTCAAGAGCACCGACTTCATCCAGCAGTACGTGTTCCCGGGCGGGCTGCTGCCCAGCCCCGCGCGCTTCCGTGAACAGGCCGAAGCCGCCGGGCTGGCGGTGGTGGACGAGCTGGACTTCGGCCCCGACTATGCCGAGACGCTGGCGCGCTGGCGCACCGCCTTCCTGTCGCGCGAAGGCCCGATCCGCCAGCTGGGCTACGACGCGCCCTTCATCCGGCTGTGGACCTTCTACCTGGCCTATTGCGAAGCGGCCTTTGCCACCGGCAACACCAGCGTCATGCAGTTCACGCTGGAAAAGCGCTGAGGCGCAAGCACCCGCTTAGCGCAACCAGCCCTTGCGCTTGAAGTACAGGAAGGGCGCGGCCACCGAGGCCGCCATCAGCACCAGCGCGAACGGGTAGCCCCAGGGCTGGCGCAGCTCGGGCATGTGCTCGAAGTTCATGCCGTACACGCTGGCGATCAGCGTGGGCGGCAGCAGCGCCACGCTGGCCACCGAGAAGATCTTGATGATCTTGTTCTGGTTGATGTTGATGAAGCCGACGGTGGCGTCCATCAGGAAGTTGATCTTGTCGAAGAGGAAGGCCGTGTGCGAGTCGAGCGAGTCGATGTCGCGCAGGATCTGCCGCGCCTCCTCGAACTGCTCGGCATTGAGCATGCGGCTGCGCATCATGAAGCTCACCGCGCGGCGGGTATCCATCACGTTGCGGCGGATGCGGCCGTTCAGGTCTTCTTCCTTTGCCACCGCGGCCAGCACCTCGCCGGCGGCGCGGTCGTCGACCTCCTGCTTCAGCACGCGGGCACTGACCTTCTCCAGCGCGTCGTAGATCCCTTCCAGCGCATCGGCGCTGTACTCGGCGTCGGCGTCGTAGAGCTTGAGCAGCACGTCCTTGGCGTCCTCGATCAGCGCCGGCGTGCGGCGGGCGCGCAGCCGCAGGAGGCGGAACACCGGCAGGTCTTCGGCGTGCACCGAAAACAGCACGTTGTCCTTGAGGATGAAGGCCACGCGCACGTTGCGCGGGGTGACGTCGTCGTCGATCAGGAAGTCCGAGCGGATGTGCAGTTCGCCGTTGTCTTCTTCGTAGAAACGGGCCGACTCTTCCAGGTCGTCATCCACCGCGTCTTCGGGGATGGTCAGGCCGAAGCGGCTGGCGATCCAGCCCTTCTCCTGCGGCGTGGGTGCGTCCAGATCGACCCAGACCGGTCGCAGGTCGGCCAGCGCCTCGGCGCTCTCGATCTCTTCCTGGAACAGCCGCCCATTGGCGAGCCTGAAGACATTCAGCATGCGGTACTCCGGCGCTCTGGGGCGCCCTTCGGGGTGCAAGGGTTCGTCAGCGTCCGCCCTGCCCCGGCATGCCGGCGCGGGCGGTCACCTAGGGTGACTCTGGTCCACGGATCTCTCCAACGGTAAGCCTTCGATTATGCCCACGAGAAATGGCGTCGCGGGGCACTCGCCGCGATGCGCTGCGGGCCTTTTCCGGCAGGGCCATGAGGCTCGTCACACAGCGTTTCGCTAAGCCGTTTTCATCGGCTTGTCATGCCGCGGTTTAGGGGGCACACTGTTTTCGACCGCCCCCGCCAACACCTGCTTTTTCCCCTTCCGTTCCCCGACACGATCCCTTCCCTGGATCCTTCGTCTTTCCCCCCAACCCTTCCCCCCAAGGAGGACCTGATGAACCTGACGATCAGCGGACACCACCTCGAAGTCACCCCTGCACTTCGCGAGTACGTGCTCACCAAGCTGGACCGGGTGACACGCCACTTCGACCAGGTGGTCGACATCAACGTGCTGCTGAAGGTGGAAAAGATCCGGGAAAAGGAACGACGCCAGATGGCCGAGATCACGGTGCACGTCAAGGGCCGCGACATCTTCGTGGAACAGAGCGACGAAGACATGTACGCCGCGATCGACCAGCTGGTCGACAAGCTGGACCGCCAGGTGTGCCGCCACAAGGACAAGGTGCAGGACCACCACCATGCCTCGGCCAAGCGCCTGAGCGCCAGTGTGTAAGCGCCTGAACCTTCACTAACACGAGCGGCCGCCAGCGGCCGCTTTTTCATTGGCAGACACCATGCCGCAGCGCAGCAAATCCGCAACACCTGCAGTGGGGGTAGCCTCAAGCCATGGCGGGCTTGAGGGCGGTTTCTATAATCACCTCCCTCTTTGCCACCGTTCCTGCGGTTGTCGCTGCCGCCGCAACGTCAGGGAACTCACATGAACCGTCTCGCCGCCATCCTGCCCGCCAGCAACGTGCTGGTGAACGTGGAAGCCACCAGCAAGAAGCGTGCGTTCGAACAGGCTGGCCTGCTGTTCGAAAATCAGCACGCCATTGCGCGGGCCACGGTCAGCGACAACCTGTTCGCGCGAGAACGACTGGGCTCCACCGGCCTGGGTCATGGCGTGGCCATTCCCCATGGCCGCATCAAGGGTTTGAAGAACCCGCTGGCCGCGGTCATCCGCGTGCAGCAGCCCATCCCGTTCGACGCGCCCGATGACGAGCCGGTCAGCCTGCTGATCTTCCTGCTGGTGCCGGAAGCCGCCACGCAGCGCCACCTCGAGATCCTGTCCGAGATCGCCGAGCTGCTGTCCGACCGCGAGCTGCGTGAGCGCCTGAAGACCGAGCCCGACGCGGCCGGCCTGCACAAGCTGATCGCCGACTGGGCGCCGCTGAAGTCGGTCGCCTGACGCAGGGGCCGTGAAGCCCTCGTCCATCAGCGCGGAAGCGCTGTTCGAAGAACATCGGGAAGCCCTGCGCTGGGAGTGGGTGGCAGGCCATGCCCACCCCGAGCGCCGCTTCGACGACGCCGCGGTGCGCGACGCCCGCTCGGCCGCCGACCTGGTGGGCTACCTGAACTACATCCACCCCTACCGGGTGCAGATCGTCGGCCGCCGCGAAGTGGCTTACTTGAGCCAGAGCGCCGACGAGACGCTGGAGCGGCGCATCTCGCGCATCGTGACGCTGGAGCCGCCGGTGCTGATCGTGGCTGATGATCAGGTGCCGCCCGACCGGCTGACCGCGATGTGCGATCGCGCCGAGATCCCCCTCTTCGTCACCGCCGAATCGGCCGGCCACGTGATCGACGTGGTGCGTGGCTACCTGGCGCAGCTGTTCGCCGAGCGCACCACCCGCCATGGGGTGTTCATGGACATCCTGGGCCTGGGCGTGCTGCTGACCGGCGAGTCGGGCCTGGGCAAGAGCGAACTGGGCCTGGAGCTGATTTCGCATGGCCACGGCCTGGTGGCCGACGACGCGGTGGATCTTTACCGGGTTTCACAAACGGCCATCGAAGGCCGCTGCCCGGAGCTGCTGATCAACCTGCTGGAAGTGCGCGGCATCGGCCTGCTGGACATCAAGGCCATCTTCGGCGAGACGGCGGTGCGCCGGAAGATGCGGCTCAAGCTCATCGTGCACCTGGTGCGCAAGGAAACGATGGAGCGCGAGTTCGAGCGCCTGCCCTACGAGCCCATGTACGAAGAGATCCTGGGCGTGCCGGTGCGCAAGGTGATCATCGCGGTGGACGCCGGCCGCAACCTGGCGGTGCTGGTGGAAGCCGCGGTGCGCAACACCATCCTGCAGCTGCGCGGCATCGACACGTACCAGGAGTTCATCCAACGCCACCAGAAGGCGATGGACAACGGCGGAGAGGGCTAAGTCGGCCGGTGCGGGCACTGCGGCTTCACGCAGGCCGCGTACAGCGCCAATGAGTGGTCGTGCAGCTCGAAGCCGCGCGACTGCGCCACCGAGCGCTGGCGCTTCTCGATCTCGGCGTCGAAGAACTCCTCCACCCGGCCGCAGGTGAGGCACACCAGGTGGTCGTGGTGCT encodes the following:
- a CDS encoding IclR family transcriptional regulator domain-containing protein, with product MSDDDFHTDDSAAWRPAPRPEASPGPAARDLVAGLEKGLQVIEAFDQDRPRLTIAEVAQRTGLTRAAARRYLITLAHLGFVSQDRRLFALTPKVLRLAQSYMHSARLPRIVQPELHKLAYAMKEASSAGTLDGDDVICIAATSAGRVISATLQPGTRVPAHCTSNGRVLLAALPQAEVDAWIARQSLRAYTPHTVTLPDRLRIEIAHARAQGYACVDQELELGLRTIAVPLKNYRGDTVAALNFSVHAQRMTMDQLVEHCLPPLKQSQATLRQLL
- a CDS encoding ferritin-like domain-containing protein: MLYPELFKQLEAVRWNMDTDIPWDQFQPDLLTEEQAQTIKMNAITEWAALPATEMFLRDNRDDSDFSAFMSVWFFEEQKHSLVLMEYLRRFRPDLVPTEQELHEVRFEFDPAPALETLMLHFCGEVRLNHWYRRAAEWHTEPVIRKIYETLARDEARHGGAYLRYMKRALNKFGDEARAAFAKVGVLMASARRTAQALHPTNLHVNEKLFPRDTVQSRLPDPGWLEAWLDKQIQFDAVWESKVGDRILHNLSLLLERSFASVQELNRYRKEVTQAVAAAAAQRASGGSGAQTA
- the pcaF gene encoding 3-oxoadipyl-CoA thiolase; this encodes MSAQDAFICDAVRTPFGRYGGALSSVRADDLGAVPLRALMARNPKVDWAQITDVLYGCANQAGEDNRNVARMSALLAGLPLEVPGATINRLCGSGLDALGSAARAIKSGEAGLMIAGGVESMSRAPFVMPKAESAFSRANAVYDTTIGWRFINKLMKEQYGVDSMPETAENVATDYKIEREAQDRMALASQLKAVAAQKSGFFDAEIVPVTIPQKKGDAVVVSKDEHPRETSLEALAKLRGVVRPDGTVTAGNASGVNDGAAALLLATEAAAVRYGLKPRARVVGMATAGVPPRIMGMGPAPATRKVLALTGLTLEQIDVIELNEAFAAQGLAVLRDLGLQDDDPRVNPNGGAIALGHPLGASGARLAATAVNQLHKSGGRYALCTMCIGVGQGIAVILERV
- a CDS encoding NAD(P)/FAD-dependent oxidoreductase; translation: MRRVAVIGSGIAGLSAARTIAPHAAVTLFESGSWFGGHAHTVDVTLDGITHGVDTGFLVFNLRTYPGLIALFDELDVATAPSEMSFSVQAPSQSLVWSGTNLDSVFAQRSNLLRPRFWGMLADILRFNRVCTGIALRNADAELAEPLGVFLQRQRFGEMFRDGYLLPMIGSIWSCPTDQMLQFPVGTLIRFCHNHGLLQTTNQPPWRTVRGGSREYVRRLVLEIPDARLNTPVLGVQRLPPGDGRAGVLVTTAQGVERFDDVVMASHSDTSLALLQDATADERAVLGAIRYHDNLAVLHTDASVLPPIRRAWAAWNYERAPQAATEEAAVCLHYLINRLQPLPWQTPVVVSLNPVRPIDPAQVLGEWSYAHPVFDQAAVQAQRRLPEIQGRHAVWFCGAWTRYGFHEDGLMSGLAAADSWLVQHGHSPSRVAA
- a CDS encoding glutathione peroxidase, which codes for MKTGSIPRCLVGALLLAGLSVAQAAPAACPALLDHTLPRLQDEKPVNLCGYAGQVVVVVNTASYCGFTPQYKSLEALYDRYKSRGLVVLGFPSNDFGSQEPGSNAEVAAFCENTFGVKFPMFAKSTVKGSAGVNPLYQQLAQISGKTPGWNFHKYVIGRDGRFAFSAGSTTDPMGKGFVADVERLLAQPEPAK
- a CDS encoding MerR family transcriptional regulator, which codes for MPIWSIAAVERDTGLSKETLRMWERRYGFPTPHRESTGERAYPHEQLERLRAIKRLLDAGHRPGRVVALPRPALLQMLGEVGTARPAPAQPPAHAAAPASLAMDACYQQLRQHDLEGVRHGMSEALTRLGLARFVVEWLVPMNTRVGDAWMRGELAVFEEHAFTELVTVLLRQALGRLQPYRQQDRPSVLLTTLPGEPHGLGLLMVECLLAMEGCRCVSLGVQTPVPDVVAAAQAFGIDIVALSFTGCQKPAQVQRGLQQLRDALPAPVQVWAGGAAMATGRRRTPGVPAFTSLDAVLPALKAWRDEALAPE
- a CDS encoding antibiotic biosynthesis monooxygenase family protein, yielding MILEHADITIPPGQQAAFDEAIVRGITTVISQAQGFRGWRVQRGVESPERYVLTIYWNTLEDHTVAFRQGPLFAQWRAIVGPFFAKPPVVEHFTLVGEAPLAP
- the pobA gene encoding 4-hydroxybenzoate 3-monooxygenase, yielding MPTTRTQVAIIGAGPSGLLLGALLARKGVDAVIIEQRSADYVLGRIRAGVLEQVTVDLLDEAGVSERLHAEGLPHDGVNLSFGSEMHRIDLKALTNKHVVVYGQTEVTRDLMDARAAAGLTTVYEAQDVAVHGFDGSQPSVTYTVNGEAHTLQCDFIAGCDGYHGVCRASVPADAVQTHEKVYPFGWLGVLADVPPVAHELIYAHSERGFALCSMRSETRSRYYVQCSLDDQASRWSDDDFWNELKRRLPADVAANLVTGPSIEKSIAPLRSFVAEPMRFGRLFLAGDAAHIVPPTGAKGLNLAAGDVGLLARALEEHYRGSNRGIDTYSQRCLQRVWKAERFSWWFTSLMHHFPETGSFGQRMQQAELAYLVSSDAARTVVAENYVGLPLVM